In one Saccharibacillus brassicae genomic region, the following are encoded:
- a CDS encoding helix-turn-helix domain containing protein, giving the protein MSPKRSADWPRPLWSAADISEIHIACEDYDFAWTDKQVQRFLEMWRSGLTIRQIAEHFDRDPDEVVLLVMDQAKLGNINPRPGGILGALGA; this is encoded by the coding sequence ATGAGCCCAAAGCGCAGCGCTGACTGGCCGCGCCCGCTCTGGAGCGCGGCGGACATTAGCGAGATCCATATTGCCTGCGAGGACTACGACTTCGCCTGGACCGACAAGCAGGTGCAGCGGTTCCTGGAGATGTGGCGATCCGGCTTGACGATCCGGCAGATCGCGGAACATTTCGACCGCGATCCGGACGAGGTCGTATTGCTGGTGATGGATCAAGCAAAGCTCGGAAATATCAACCCCCGGCCCGGCGGAATACTCGGCGCGCTGGGAGCCTGA
- a CDS encoding N-6 DNA methylase, with translation MANKITGLAPAQKRFIDLFQPLTYRHSAWQVWSDFIEMTAVAIANRTDARRRAVREDRYLSLIGKYDPGEQAVFPRLIGSIALALEENPEQDFLGDLFMRLELGSHWKGQFFTPYSVCRVMAQMQVVDMPARIAEKGFVSVNDPACGAGATLIAFANESRSRGINFQQHVLFAGQDIDQTAGLMCYIQLSFLGCPGYVLIGDSLREPVTAAALTGPNVWYTPFYFTSTWHFRRTFAVLDAAIASMPAPRERKGGEIEQLTLF, from the coding sequence ATGGCAAATAAGATCACCGGCCTTGCGCCGGCACAGAAACGCTTTATCGACCTGTTCCAGCCGCTCACATACCGGCACTCCGCCTGGCAAGTGTGGAGCGACTTCATCGAGATGACGGCCGTCGCCATCGCGAATCGGACGGACGCCCGCCGGCGCGCCGTGCGCGAAGATCGCTACCTGAGCCTGATCGGCAAATATGATCCGGGCGAGCAGGCTGTCTTCCCGCGGCTGATCGGTTCGATCGCCCTGGCGCTCGAGGAGAATCCAGAGCAGGACTTCCTCGGGGACCTGTTTATGCGGCTTGAACTCGGTAGTCACTGGAAAGGGCAGTTCTTTACGCCTTACTCGGTCTGCCGGGTGATGGCGCAGATGCAGGTCGTAGACATGCCGGCGCGGATCGCGGAGAAAGGGTTCGTCAGCGTGAACGACCCGGCATGCGGCGCAGGTGCGACGCTGATCGCCTTCGCCAACGAATCCCGCTCCCGCGGAATCAACTTTCAACAGCACGTCCTCTTCGCTGGGCAGGACATTGACCAGACGGCCGGGCTCATGTGCTACATTCAGCTATCATTCCTCGGCTGCCCGGGATACGTGCTGATCGGCGATTCCCTACGGGAACCGGTAACCGCCGCGGCGCTTACCGGTCCGAACGTTTGGTACACGCCATTTTACTTCACCTCGACTTGGCATTTCCGCCGGACTTTCGCCGTGTTGGACGCGGCGATCGCCTCGATGCCGGCGCCGCGGGAGCGGAAGGGCGGAGAGATCGAGCAGCTGACACTATTCTGA
- a CDS encoding head decoration protein: MSDKPYYGVPGPGVERVQSFTEVLASTDLQAKIPGGVLLKKGQGVLKKGQVLGRVTAEGEDKGKFLAYKPSATDGTQKAVCILDNDKDTDYADIGASAWIAGIFEESKLTGIDEAAKTALKLCYFM, from the coding sequence ATGAGCGATAAGCCATATTACGGCGTTCCGGGCCCGGGCGTAGAGCGTGTCCAGTCGTTTACGGAAGTCCTGGCTTCCACGGACCTGCAAGCGAAAATCCCTGGCGGCGTACTGCTGAAAAAGGGACAGGGCGTTCTGAAAAAAGGTCAGGTGCTCGGCAGAGTTACTGCTGAAGGCGAAGATAAAGGAAAATTCCTCGCTTATAAGCCTTCCGCTACCGACGGCACGCAAAAGGCCGTCTGCATCCTCGATAACGATAAGGATACAGACTATGCCGACATCGGCGCATCCGCTTGGATCGCCGGCATCTTTGAAGAATCGAAACTGACGGGCATTGACGAGGCGGCCAAGACGGCGCTGAAGCTTTGCTACTTCATGTAA
- a CDS encoding major capsid protein → MANVLDPQFLTEVVQNIRTDITSFRGAQLLTNGVDLKPELGMSIKYDVTYDDTGMTPPTNLNDPSPIHNPPVVKQMDFTNQEWREKEVIDREKMAILRKPGTDLQRMWAEDYMVERMVGLNQRLETRFEWMRWQSLTGSLVIPKTLNMPARTIDYGVPAANKPTAAVLWSNTATADVLADIDKWVLLFRGSGARAKRIIVNKKVDILIKQNAKIRELIKMSLGKEVVTAESLAAIVDQELNGLEYEVYDGGYIDDTGNFFPFIPDNAVIILGEGMTGSIIDLVTSPNNYEDIFHGHVGKFALPKLILGDPDQWQVISGATVLPRLKYVNRHIIATVA, encoded by the coding sequence ATGGCAAACGTACTCGATCCGCAATTCCTGACCGAAGTGGTTCAAAATATTCGGACAGATATCACCAGCTTCCGGGGGGCGCAGCTGCTCACCAACGGCGTCGATCTGAAGCCGGAACTCGGCATGTCTATCAAATACGACGTAACGTATGACGATACTGGCATGACGCCTCCGACGAACCTGAACGACCCTTCGCCAATCCACAACCCGCCGGTTGTGAAGCAAATGGATTTTACGAACCAAGAGTGGAGAGAGAAAGAAGTCATCGATCGCGAAAAAATGGCGATTCTGCGCAAGCCCGGAACGGACTTGCAACGTATGTGGGCCGAAGATTACATGGTCGAACGTATGGTCGGCTTGAATCAACGTCTGGAAACCCGCTTCGAATGGATGCGTTGGCAGAGCCTTACCGGCAGTCTGGTGATCCCTAAGACGCTGAATATGCCCGCGCGAACGATCGATTACGGGGTTCCTGCCGCCAATAAACCGACGGCTGCAGTTCTCTGGAGCAACACGGCTACGGCAGACGTACTGGCCGACATCGACAAATGGGTGTTGCTGTTCCGCGGGAGCGGTGCAAGAGCAAAGCGCATTATTGTCAACAAAAAGGTCGATATCCTGATCAAGCAGAACGCGAAGATTCGCGAGCTGATCAAGATGTCACTGGGCAAAGAAGTCGTGACTGCAGAATCGCTGGCGGCGATCGTAGACCAAGAGCTGAACGGTCTGGAATACGAAGTCTACGACGGCGGATACATCGACGACACCGGTAACTTCTTCCCGTTCATCCCGGATAACGCAGTAATCATTCTGGGCGAAGGCATGACGGGTTCGATCATTGATCTGGTAACCAGCCCCAACAACTACGAAGACATCTTCCATGGTCACGTAGGTAAGTTCGCGCTGCCGAAACTGATTCTCGGAGATCCGGACCAATGGCAGGTCATCAGCGGAGCTACCGTGCTGCCGCGTCTCAAATACGTCAACCGACATATCATCGCCACTGTGGCGTAA
- a CDS encoding zinc ribbon domain-containing protein, producing MEVWIKYKCENCGRRFQVCEVPGDELEEPGCVECGGTDHEQLPDQLRRGDAVIMIGCGEAEEHSGKTWYCRTDEFYHGAGKYQEGIVFLEGYSGSFKTRFLQKIEE from the coding sequence ATGGAAGTTTGGATCAAATACAAATGCGAAAACTGCGGTCGTAGATTTCAAGTGTGCGAAGTACCGGGCGACGAACTGGAAGAACCGGGTTGTGTGGAATGCGGCGGCACCGATCATGAACAACTGCCGGATCAACTGCGCCGCGGCGATGCCGTTATCATGATCGGATGCGGAGAGGCGGAAGAGCATTCCGGCAAGACCTGGTACTGCCGAACGGACGAATTTTACCACGGCGCGGGCAAATACCAGGAAGGCATCGTTTTTTTGGAAGGGTACAGCGGATCGTTTAAGACTCGCTTCCTCCAGAAGATCGAAGAATAG
- a CDS encoding Holliday junction resolvase RecU, translated as MPRAKMNDGMIFETMLNVTNQMYNNRGEAVVNKRPTPIKILQTRGNLILKAAFDGRSTVDYDGVVQGRMITFEAKSTIEETRFDLNMIARHQYDYLSRCDAQDAICFVLVFFIKRQSIYLIPYELLKEYWDAADAGGRKSIPLVDLERRAHKFGTAGRAPVDYLPHVKKIWFEG; from the coding sequence ATGCCAAGAGCAAAAATGAATGACGGCATGATCTTCGAAACCATGCTGAACGTGACCAACCAGATGTACAACAACCGGGGGGAGGCGGTCGTCAATAAACGGCCGACGCCGATCAAAATTCTCCAAACCCGGGGCAACCTGATTTTGAAGGCAGCTTTCGACGGACGCTCGACGGTCGATTACGACGGCGTCGTACAGGGGCGCATGATCACCTTTGAGGCCAAGTCAACGATCGAGGAAACGCGCTTCGATCTCAACATGATTGCCCGGCACCAATACGACTATCTGAGCCGCTGCGATGCACAAGATGCAATCTGCTTCGTCCTTGTATTTTTCATCAAGCGGCAATCGATCTATCTGATTCCATACGAGCTGCTGAAAGAATATTGGGACGCCGCGGATGCGGGCGGGCGGAAGAGTATCCCGCTCGTAGATCTGGAGCGGCGAGCACACAAGTTCGGCACCGCCGGCCGGGCACCAGTCGATTATCTGCCTCACGTGAAAAAAATCTGGTTCGAAGGGTAG
- a CDS encoding terminase small subunit, whose amino-acid sequence MARERDPRRAIAERLWLESKGKLDLVEVAQQLELSAGTVRGWKKKDGWEDKLAGGDSGSAKGEKKKQKAKTKTTEQTKIASERSVKRSERSDRIRNVPIPENSHPWEQEEETDSGPAGPDGLTDKMRFFAKEYVRTMNATKAAMNAGYSKRSAYSIGSENLRKPEIQTEIKRLQGELSDEIGLDTRRILAEYQKIAFADIGDYVEFGQKEVPVYLDFGPLLDEDGDPVTRTVSYVAFKEADEVDSSLIQEVKMGRDGASIKLYSRFDALKQLEKHLGLEAEAKRLDIDKKKLEIKQLEGNGGDEDLLIDEWVNGVVDDDGGNTAAADE is encoded by the coding sequence ATGGCGAGAGAGCGGGATCCGAGGCGGGCGATCGCCGAGCGGCTATGGCTGGAGAGTAAAGGCAAACTCGATTTGGTAGAGGTTGCGCAGCAGTTGGAGCTATCGGCGGGAACAGTCCGTGGGTGGAAAAAGAAAGATGGCTGGGAAGACAAGCTGGCCGGTGGGGACTCCGGTTCAGCGAAGGGCGAAAAGAAGAAGCAAAAGGCAAAAACGAAGACAACGGAACAGACAAAGATCGCATCGGAACGTTCCGTAAAACGATCGGAACGTTCCGATCGAATACGGAACGTTCCGATCCCAGAAAATTCACACCCGTGGGAGCAGGAAGAAGAGACGGATTCAGGGCCGGCTGGGCCTGATGGATTGACCGATAAGATGCGATTCTTCGCGAAAGAATACGTGCGGACGATGAACGCCACGAAGGCGGCTATGAATGCTGGATATTCGAAACGATCCGCATATTCGATCGGTTCGGAGAACCTGAGAAAACCTGAAATTCAAACAGAGATCAAACGACTACAAGGCGAGCTTTCTGACGAGATTGGTTTGGACACCCGGCGAATCCTCGCTGAGTACCAGAAAATCGCGTTCGCGGACATCGGAGATTACGTGGAATTTGGACAGAAAGAGGTGCCGGTCTACTTGGATTTCGGGCCGCTTCTGGATGAAGACGGCGATCCGGTCACACGTACCGTCAGCTACGTCGCTTTTAAAGAGGCCGACGAAGTAGACAGCAGCTTGATTCAAGAAGTCAAGATGGGGCGCGACGGAGCGAGTATCAAACTTTATAGCCGATTCGACGCACTCAAGCAGCTCGAAAAGCATTTGGGGCTGGAAGCAGAAGCGAAGCGGCTGGATATCGACAAGAAGAAGTTGGAAATCAAACAGCTTGAAGGGAATGGCGGCGATGAGGATCTGCTGATCGATGAGTGGGTGAATGGGGTGGTAGACGATGATGGAGGCAACACCGCGGCCGCAGACGAATAA
- a CDS encoding sigma factor-like helix-turn-helix DNA-binding protein, whose translation MLTQETYEEVSFNVNDLGGATALTYRKTRLAAQRSYNNTKESADSLKDKLIQTKDAKSALKLQTQIDALESEKKVLGEIISDCEFVEEWIVTGRRPGGKRGIERRAAYEREKLMDPTHMQSFVHPEGCGSPSTIGDTERERIEAAMKTLSKRERECYTLAHGECYSLSEIGKLLFISKASVQVHVRNAQRKISKYVQSQEGLV comes from the coding sequence ATGTTAACGCAAGAAACCTATGAGGAAGTAAGCTTTAACGTCAATGATTTGGGTGGAGCGACGGCGCTGACGTACCGTAAGACCCGCCTCGCCGCCCAACGATCGTACAACAACACGAAAGAGTCCGCGGACTCACTGAAAGATAAACTGATTCAAACGAAAGATGCGAAGTCAGCACTCAAGCTGCAAACGCAGATCGATGCCCTGGAATCGGAAAAGAAAGTGCTGGGCGAAATCATTTCGGATTGCGAATTCGTCGAGGAGTGGATAGTTACAGGGCGACGTCCGGGCGGGAAGCGCGGAATCGAACGTCGAGCCGCCTACGAGCGAGAGAAGCTGATGGACCCTACGCATATGCAGTCGTTCGTGCATCCGGAAGGCTGCGGCAGCCCTTCAACGATCGGCGACACGGAGCGTGAGCGAATCGAAGCGGCGATGAAAACTCTCAGCAAGCGGGAACGTGAATGCTATACGCTGGCTCATGGAGAATGCTATAGCTTGTCTGAGATTGGAAAGTTGCTTTTTATCTCGAAAGCAAGTGTTCAGGTCCACGTTCGAAATGCACAACGCAAAATTTCTAAATATGTTCAGTCGCAGGAAGGATTGGTATAA
- a CDS encoding replication terminator protein has protein sequence MARKLDPSRMADGAVSERLELEMQRVLENVADPNTPWKKKRKIQLTITIDPNEKRELAAVTIDAKTTLAPANAIPATIMIGTDGAGKVVGKELLSGEPGQTYMDNDGRHRSDVGEEIQPEAGEAEKKGNVVKFS, from the coding sequence ATGGCAAGAAAGCTCGATCCGTCCAGAATGGCGGACGGCGCGGTATCGGAGCGCCTGGAACTCGAAATGCAACGCGTACTGGAAAATGTGGCTGACCCGAACACCCCATGGAAGAAGAAACGGAAAATTCAGCTTACGATCACGATCGACCCGAATGAGAAGCGGGAGCTGGCCGCGGTAACGATCGACGCAAAGACGACGCTGGCGCCAGCAAATGCAATCCCGGCCACGATCATGATCGGTACGGACGGCGCAGGCAAGGTGGTCGGCAAAGAGCTGCTGAGCGGAGAGCCCGGTCAGACGTACATGGACAACGACGGCCGACACCGCTCCGACGTTGGAGAAGAGATCCAGCCGGAAGCCGGCGAAGCAGAGAAAAAAGGCAACGTAGTCAAGTTCAGCTAA
- a CDS encoding zinc-finger domain-containing protein, translated as MSRLEVVFEISDILDRECAVCEKRREMQRMYQSKFATIDGYCNQECPVGKVLQALGQQLNQIRAQALAKSE; from the coding sequence ATGAGCCGGCTCGAAGTCGTCTTCGAAATCAGCGACATTCTGGACCGCGAGTGCGCGGTCTGCGAAAAGCGGCGGGAAATGCAGCGCATGTACCAGTCCAAGTTCGCGACGATCGACGGCTACTGCAATCAGGAGTGTCCGGTCGGTAAGGTTCTCCAAGCGCTTGGGCAGCAGTTGAACCAGATCCGGGCGCAGGCGTTGGCAAAATCCGAATAA
- a CDS encoding DUF3553 domain-containing protein produces the protein MENVKVNLHQKKPKYFEAIDGKYFADGKEVSAEEAITILVEAAEELGYWCQVAKDILPEEWFEEVQLVYADRPELAAQEVLQESRPELKTGDTVTHDSNPRWGKGEVKTVSKSGKTADVLFEHAGWTSPRVKNLTKIE, from the coding sequence ATGGAAAACGTGAAAGTGAATTTGCACCAGAAGAAGCCAAAATATTTTGAAGCAATCGACGGAAAGTATTTCGCGGACGGGAAAGAAGTTTCGGCCGAAGAAGCAATCACTATTTTGGTAGAAGCCGCAGAGGAACTTGGGTATTGGTGCCAGGTTGCCAAAGACATCCTGCCGGAAGAATGGTTCGAAGAAGTTCAATTAGTTTACGCAGATCGTCCAGAACTCGCCGCGCAAGAAGTCCTGCAGGAGTCGCGCCCGGAGTTAAAAACAGGCGATACGGTGACACATGACTCGAATCCTCGCTGGGGGAAAGGCGAAGTCAAAACGGTATCGAAAAGCGGGAAGACGGCTGACGTTCTTTTCGAACACGCCGGATGGACAAGCCCGCGAGTAAAGAATCTGACCAAAATCGAATGA
- a CDS encoding DEAD/DEAH box helicase family protein codes for MEATPRPQTNKQALDKRRAAFKKRIPVYRRQPVLFCQEILGFEPDEWQAGALNDLAEHPRVSIRSGQGVGKTGLEAAATLWFLSCFPFPKVVCTAPTRQQLHDVLWAEISKWQSKSPILKKILKWTKTKIYMRNYEERWFATARTATKPENMQGFHEDNMLFIVDEASGVADPIMEAIQGTLSGANNKLLMCGNPTRTSGVFFDSHNKDRADYRTRKVSCLDSPRTSKENIAMLKRKYGEGSDVYRVRVEGEFPRGESDSFIALEAAEFASEHGRAEVTGTTLTVGCDVARFGDDETSIYAAIGHKLVGQRHHHKQDTMVTAGWVISTVRGVLDEGYEIDRIIIRVDDTGVGGGVTDRLNEIIIEEGLDWEVVPINNNGKTLDEHYANLGTEMWGAVKTLLEQNMTDFIDGEIPPFALPEDEKLIAQLTTRKWSMTSKGKINLESKKDMKKRGVPSPDRADAFVLTFGDYLVEAEERVMLPSIGGVAMKRRS; via the coding sequence ATGGAGGCAACACCGCGGCCGCAGACGAATAAGCAAGCGCTCGACAAGCGGCGTGCCGCCTTCAAGAAGCGCATCCCGGTTTATCGCAGGCAACCGGTTCTCTTTTGCCAAGAGATTCTCGGCTTCGAGCCGGATGAATGGCAGGCGGGGGCACTGAATGATCTGGCGGAGCATCCGCGCGTCTCGATCCGATCCGGCCAAGGCGTCGGTAAGACTGGCCTTGAGGCCGCCGCGACGTTATGGTTTCTCTCGTGCTTCCCATTTCCGAAGGTCGTCTGCACGGCACCGACGCGGCAGCAACTGCACGACGTTTTGTGGGCGGAAATCAGCAAGTGGCAGAGCAAGAGCCCGATCCTCAAAAAAATCCTCAAGTGGACGAAAACCAAAATCTACATGCGGAATTATGAGGAGCGCTGGTTCGCCACCGCCCGGACCGCCACGAAGCCGGAGAACATGCAGGGATTTCACGAAGACAACATGCTATTCATCGTGGACGAAGCGTCCGGCGTCGCTGATCCGATCATGGAGGCGATCCAAGGCACGCTCTCCGGCGCGAACAATAAGCTGCTGATGTGCGGCAACCCGACGCGTACGTCCGGCGTGTTCTTCGATTCCCATAACAAAGACCGGGCCGATTACCGGACGCGAAAGGTTTCCTGTCTGGACAGCCCGCGGACCAGCAAAGAAAATATTGCGATGCTCAAGCGGAAATACGGTGAGGGCAGCGACGTTTATCGGGTTCGCGTCGAGGGCGAGTTCCCGCGCGGTGAGTCGGATTCGTTCATCGCGCTCGAAGCGGCGGAGTTCGCTTCGGAGCACGGGCGAGCCGAGGTGACCGGCACCACACTGACCGTCGGGTGCGACGTCGCCCGCTTCGGTGACGACGAAACGTCCATTTACGCGGCAATCGGGCATAAGCTTGTAGGCCAGCGTCACCATCACAAGCAGGACACGATGGTAACGGCCGGCTGGGTGATCAGCACCGTTCGCGGCGTTTTGGACGAAGGATACGAGATCGATCGCATAATCATCCGCGTAGATGACACGGGCGTCGGGGGCGGCGTGACGGATCGCCTGAACGAAATCATCATCGAAGAGGGACTGGACTGGGAAGTCGTGCCGATCAACAACAACGGTAAGACGCTGGACGAACACTATGCCAATTTGGGCACGGAGATGTGGGGCGCAGTCAAAACGCTGCTTGAACAGAATATGACCGATTTCATCGACGGAGAGATCCCGCCTTTTGCACTTCCCGAGGACGAAAAGCTGATTGCGCAGCTCACGACGCGTAAATGGAGCATGACATCCAAAGGCAAGATCAACCTGGAAAGCAAAAAGGATATGAAAAAGCGCGGCGTGCCGTCTCCAGACCGCGCGGACGCGTTCGTTTTGACGTTCGGTGACTATCTGGTCGAAGCGGAAGAACGCGTCATGCTGCCGTCGATCGGCGGGGTGGCTATGAAACGTCGCTCCTGA
- a CDS encoding ASCH/PUA domain-containing protein: protein MSVHDLKILPEYFAPVANGDKLFEVRKNDRGFKVGDRLILREWQAQPKTYTGGEIEAVVTYVLDNEQYLQPGYVVLGIEVWETVWE, encoded by the coding sequence ATGAGCGTCCACGACCTGAAAATCCTGCCGGAGTATTTCGCTCCGGTGGCGAACGGCGATAAGTTGTTTGAAGTTCGCAAGAACGACCGCGGATTTAAGGTAGGCGACAGGCTGATCCTGCGTGAGTGGCAGGCGCAACCGAAGACATACACGGGCGGCGAGATCGAAGCGGTAGTGACGTACGTCCTTGATAACGAGCAATATCTGCAACCCGGCTACGTCGTGCTGGGAATCGAAGTCTGGGAGACGGTGTGGGAATGA
- a CDS encoding DNA cytosine methyltransferase: MQEIIVDNFAGGGGASTGIELATGRSVDVAINHDPAAIAMHRANHPETDHYCESVWDVDPRDAAGGRPVGLVWLSPDCKHFSKAKGGKPVEKAIRGLAWVAVRWAATVKPRVIMLENVEEFKTWGPLLENGYPDPKQKGRTFNSFINALRRQGYEVETRELRACDYGAPTIRKRLFLVARRDGRPIVWPEPTHSAPNSPEVLRGERKPWRTAAEIIDWSIPCKSIFGRKKELAENTLRRIARGIDRFVVNNPRPFVIKVNHKYDQFRGQEIDQPFQTITAKNGWGIVTPYIARIGQTGFGGDRLQYELDDPLTTITTKAKHLLIVPHVTKFRGGAVGHAVDEPLHTVTSGAGAARPAGAAHAIGIVSAFLTQYHTETKDNAPRGQTLDRPILTLDASNRYGLVTAHVARHFGESVGSPADTPLGTVTAGGGGKSAVVTSHLVKLRGTCADGQPVTEPMPTITAGGTHVGEVRAFLLKYYGSADNGQTVDEPLHTVTTKDRFGLVTIEGIDYQIVDIGMRMLEPHELFAAQGFPETYTIDVDADGKKYSKSAQVARCGNAVPPPFAKALVQANLPEMCVGAGNALALERYKPAAGQVAWSL, from the coding sequence ATGCAGGAAATCATCGTAGACAACTTCGCCGGCGGCGGCGGGGCCAGCACCGGGATCGAGCTGGCAACCGGACGCAGCGTAGACGTAGCCATCAACCACGACCCGGCAGCGATCGCCATGCACCGGGCGAACCATCCCGAAACCGATCATTATTGCGAATCGGTCTGGGACGTCGACCCGCGGGACGCGGCCGGCGGTCGACCGGTCGGGCTCGTCTGGCTATCGCCGGACTGCAAGCACTTCTCAAAAGCCAAAGGCGGCAAGCCGGTAGAAAAGGCGATCCGTGGGCTGGCATGGGTGGCCGTCCGCTGGGCGGCAACGGTAAAGCCGCGCGTGATCATGCTGGAGAACGTCGAGGAGTTCAAAACGTGGGGGCCGCTACTTGAAAACGGCTACCCTGATCCGAAACAGAAAGGCCGGACATTCAACTCGTTCATCAACGCGCTGCGCCGGCAAGGGTACGAGGTCGAGACGCGCGAGCTGCGGGCATGTGACTACGGCGCACCTACGATCCGCAAGCGACTCTTTCTGGTCGCCCGGCGGGACGGCCGCCCGATCGTCTGGCCGGAGCCGACGCACTCCGCGCCGAACAGCCCGGAAGTTCTGCGCGGCGAGCGGAAGCCGTGGCGGACGGCAGCAGAGATCATAGACTGGTCGATCCCTTGCAAGTCGATCTTCGGCCGGAAGAAGGAATTAGCCGAGAATACGCTGCGCCGGATCGCGCGCGGCATCGACCGCTTCGTCGTGAACAATCCGCGGCCATTCGTGATCAAGGTCAACCACAAATATGACCAGTTTCGAGGGCAGGAGATTGATCAGCCGTTCCAAACGATCACCGCAAAGAACGGCTGGGGAATCGTGACGCCGTACATCGCCCGGATCGGCCAGACCGGATTCGGCGGGGACCGGCTGCAGTACGAGCTGGACGACCCGCTGACGACGATCACGACCAAGGCGAAGCATCTTCTGATTGTACCGCATGTGACGAAGTTCCGCGGCGGCGCCGTGGGGCACGCGGTCGACGAGCCGCTTCATACGGTAACGAGCGGGGCGGGGGCGGCCCGGCCTGCGGGTGCAGCGCACGCAATAGGTATCGTGTCGGCCTTTCTGACCCAGTACCACACGGAGACGAAGGACAATGCGCCCCGCGGGCAGACGCTCGACCGGCCGATCCTGACACTTGACGCATCGAACCGGTACGGACTGGTTACGGCGCACGTCGCCCGGCATTTCGGAGAATCGGTTGGCAGCCCCGCGGACACGCCGCTCGGCACCGTGACGGCCGGTGGTGGCGGAAAGAGCGCGGTCGTGACGAGTCATCTGGTCAAGCTGCGCGGCACGTGCGCAGACGGGCAGCCGGTTACGGAGCCGATGCCGACGATCACGGCCGGCGGAACGCATGTCGGCGAAGTGCGGGCGTTCCTGCTGAAATACTACGGCAGCGCGGACAACGGTCAGACGGTCGACGAGCCGCTGCATACGGTGACGACGAAGGACCGCTTCGGCTTGGTCACGATCGAAGGCATCGACTATCAGATCGTCGACATCGGCATGCGGATGCTGGAACCGCACGAGCTGTTCGCCGCGCAGGGCTTTCCGGAGACGTACACGATCGACGTTGACGCAGACGGCAAAAAGTATTCCAAGAGCGCGCAGGTCGCCCGCTGCGGCAACGCCGTGCCGCCGCCGTTCGCAAAAGCTCTGGTCCAGGCGAATCTGCCAGAAATGTGCGTCGGAGCCGGCAATGCGCTGGCGCTTGAGCGGTATAAGCCGGCGGCTGGTCAGGTGGCATGGAGCCTATGA
- a CDS encoding putative phage abortive infection protein, with protein MKGRLKSFFIKRVDIDVEENVGLKATEEIKLLNVFCTVFIVWIAFGVAMFSYDDRGTFGDMFGSINTLFSGFAFGGIIYTIYQQRAEFRLQREELRLQREEVARANEALQEQVKVTNVQRFESTFFNMIDLHNNLVKELVVSEEDLKLWVITKDHDKIYTGKEAFSYLYNQFKDQEVRMRKLTEEERVDAAQFYAIRSEAMGETYLSFFKDAEKKIQPYYKNLLNMISIIHENNWIEDEEKKYYLRILESQLSPDELLMLFYKNMTKKGGEMRSLTKRYSLLKDIRGEDLIYEEDLIIYNNAE; from the coding sequence GTGAAGGGAAGACTTAAAAGCTTTTTTATAAAACGAGTGGATATTGATGTGGAAGAGAATGTGGGATTAAAAGCAACTGAAGAGATAAAGCTTTTAAATGTTTTCTGTACAGTGTTCATTGTTTGGATAGCATTTGGCGTTGCGATGTTCTCTTATGACGATAGAGGCACGTTCGGGGATATGTTTGGATCAATTAATACCCTGTTTTCGGGTTTTGCTTTCGGAGGCATCATATACACTATTTATCAGCAAAGAGCAGAGTTTAGGTTGCAGCGAGAAGAACTTCGGCTTCAGAGAGAGGAAGTGGCCAGAGCGAATGAAGCTCTACAAGAACAAGTCAAAGTAACAAACGTACAGAGATTCGAGAGTACATTTTTCAATATGATTGACCTGCATAATAATTTAGTGAAAGAGTTGGTAGTTTCCGAAGAAGACCTTAAGCTCTGGGTGATTACTAAAGACCACGATAAAATATACACAGGTAAAGAAGCTTTCAGTTATTTATATAATCAATTCAAAGACCAAGAAGTTAGAATGAGAAAACTTACAGAGGAAGAGCGGGTTGATGCTGCTCAATTCTATGCGATTCGCTCAGAGGCAATGGGTGAAACGTATCTTTCATTTTTTAAAGATGCAGAGAAAAAGATCCAGCCATATTATAAAAATTTACTCAATATGATCTCTATAATTCATGAGAATAATTGGATTGAAGATGAGGAGAAAAAATACTATCTACGAATTCTGGAATCCCAACTATCACCAGACGAATTACTAATGTTGTTTTATAAAAACATGACAAAAAAAGGAGGAGAAATGAGGAGTCTCACAAAGAGATATTCGCTGTTGAAAGATATACGGGGCGAAGATCTGATTTACGAGGAAGATCTAATAATTTACAATAACGCTGAGTGA